One region of Aminobacterium colombiense DSM 12261 genomic DNA includes:
- a CDS encoding M20 metallopeptidase family protein yields MKLLDHKIAAIKDELVTIRKDLHSYPELGFQEFRTAAKVANYMEKLGFEVKTGIGETGVIGLLRGKNDGFTIGLRACLDALAIEEQSGVEYSSKNRGIMHACGHDGNMAIVLGAAKILSQYKDKLNGNVKFIFQPAEEDTGGAAEIIKAGGLKSPDVDAIVTLHNWPGLKQGVMAVKSGPVMASSDIFQLKIIGTPGHGAWPHLAVDPIVVASDVISQLQHIISREIDPLETAAITIGKISGGTAVNIIPEAVTLDGTVRAFDPKVRDFIQIRIEEIVKGITQAARAAFEITYDRIMPPVNNDACLTAQVYEILKKALEPDMVTDNFTPVMGCEEFALFQEQIPGLFLYIGNDMEGYDMIPIHAPNYVFNDEILVIGVKALCEIVFGFNKISE; encoded by the coding sequence ATGAAACTACTGGATCATAAAATAGCCGCAATTAAAGATGAGCTGGTAACTATCAGGAAAGATTTGCACAGTTATCCGGAGCTTGGTTTCCAGGAGTTTCGTACCGCCGCAAAAGTGGCGAATTACATGGAAAAGCTAGGTTTTGAAGTGAAAACTGGCATAGGAGAAACTGGTGTTATAGGTCTTCTACGAGGTAAAAACGATGGTTTCACCATTGGGTTGAGAGCTTGTCTGGATGCGCTGGCCATTGAAGAACAATCCGGTGTAGAATATTCTTCTAAAAACAGAGGAATCATGCATGCCTGCGGACATGATGGTAATATGGCGATTGTATTGGGAGCTGCCAAAATATTGTCTCAGTACAAGGATAAACTAAATGGAAATGTGAAGTTCATTTTTCAGCCGGCAGAAGAAGATACAGGCGGCGCGGCCGAAATCATTAAGGCGGGCGGACTGAAATCCCCCGATGTGGATGCCATTGTTACTCTTCATAACTGGCCGGGACTCAAGCAAGGTGTTATGGCGGTTAAATCGGGCCCCGTAATGGCTTCCAGTGATATCTTTCAACTAAAAATAATTGGAACACCCGGACATGGCGCATGGCCCCATTTGGCAGTTGATCCGATTGTTGTTGCTTCTGATGTAATTTCTCAGCTTCAACACATCATTAGTCGAGAGATTGATCCTCTTGAAACAGCGGCAATTACCATTGGGAAGATTAGCGGCGGAACGGCTGTAAACATCATTCCAGAAGCCGTAACCTTAGACGGGACCGTTCGTGCCTTTGATCCTAAAGTGCGTGATTTTATTCAAATCCGCATAGAAGAGATAGTTAAGGGTATTACTCAAGCAGCTCGCGCAGCATTTGAAATAACCTATGACCGCATAATGCCGCCAGTCAACAACGATGCTTGTCTGACAGCCCAGGTTTACGAAATTCTAAAGAAAGCACTTGAGCCAGACATGGTAACCGATAACTTTACTCCAGTAATGGGGTGTGAGGAGTTTGCTTTGTTTCAGGAACAGATACCGGGCCTTTTTCTCTATATAGGAAATGATATGGAAGGATACGATATGATACCGATACATGCTCCCAACTATGTTTTCAATGATGAGATACTTGTTATAGGTGTAAAGGCACTGTGTGAAATTGTATTTGGCTTTAACAAGATCAGCGAGTGA
- the serS gene encoding serine--tRNA ligase, with amino-acid sequence MLEIKWIRNNIEEVKAFLVNRNNDFDVDRIVILDEEKRSLLTETENLKAQRNEGSRKVAEAKASGQDADVLMEEMKNLGQMVKEKDSKIAEIDQELQSLLLQMPNRPHDSVPVGKDENDNMEVRKWGTPKEFVFEPQAHWDIGEKLGILDFEKGVSLAESRFTVLKGAGARLERALINFMLDLHTEHHGYKEIQPPFMVSSQTMQGTGQLPKFAEDLYKCEGEDLWLIPTAEVPLTNLHSGEILPEEVLPLYYTAYTPCFRKEAGSYGRDVRGMMRQHQFDKVELVKISKPENSYDELEKLTANAEEVLQKLGLPYRVITLCTGDMGFGASKTYDLEVWLPFQDKYREISSCSNCEDFQARRMGTRYKPADGGRPRYVHTLNGSGIAVGRTLIAVLENYQREDGSVEIPEALVPYMGGMKEIR; translated from the coding sequence ATGCTTGAAATCAAATGGATACGTAACAACATTGAAGAAGTGAAAGCATTTCTGGTAAACAGAAATAACGATTTCGATGTGGACAGGATAGTGATTCTTGATGAGGAAAAGAGATCCCTGCTCACTGAAACTGAAAATCTAAAAGCCCAGAGAAACGAAGGTTCCCGTAAAGTTGCAGAGGCGAAGGCTTCCGGTCAGGATGCCGATGTCCTTATGGAAGAAATGAAAAATCTTGGGCAGATGGTAAAGGAAAAAGACAGCAAGATTGCGGAAATAGACCAGGAGCTGCAGTCCTTGCTGCTCCAGATGCCTAATCGCCCTCATGACTCCGTTCCTGTGGGTAAAGATGAAAATGACAACATGGAAGTTCGAAAATGGGGCACCCCAAAAGAATTTGTCTTTGAGCCTCAGGCTCACTGGGACATCGGGGAAAAGCTTGGAATTCTTGACTTTGAAAAGGGTGTTTCTCTTGCGGAAAGCCGTTTTACTGTCCTTAAAGGTGCTGGCGCCCGTCTTGAAAGAGCCCTGATTAATTTTATGCTCGACCTTCACACAGAACACCATGGATATAAAGAGATACAGCCCCCCTTTATGGTTTCATCACAGACTATGCAGGGCACTGGCCAGCTTCCCAAATTTGCGGAAGACTTATACAAATGTGAGGGAGAAGACCTCTGGCTTATCCCGACTGCAGAAGTTCCTTTAACCAATCTTCATAGTGGGGAAATTCTCCCTGAAGAAGTTTTGCCTCTATATTACACAGCCTACACACCTTGCTTTAGAAAAGAAGCAGGAAGCTACGGCAGGGATGTAAGAGGAATGATGCGTCAGCATCAGTTCGACAAAGTAGAACTTGTCAAAATAAGCAAACCGGAGAATAGTTATGATGAGCTTGAAAAACTTACAGCTAATGCAGAGGAAGTTCTGCAGAAACTGGGGCTCCCCTACAGGGTTATTACGCTTTGCACAGGAGATATGGGCTTTGGCGCAAGCAAAACCTATGACCTTGAAGTTTGGCTTCCCTTCCAGGATAAATACCGTGAAATCAGCTCTTGCAGTAATTGTGAGGATTTCCAGGCGAGGAGAATGGGAACCCGCTATAAGCCTGCCGATGGAGGAAGGCCGCGTTATGTACACACCCTTAACGGATCTGGTATTGCTGTAGGCAGAACCTTGATCGCAGTTCTCGAGAACTACCAGAGAGAAGATGGTTCTGTGGAAATTCCGGAGGCACTCGTTCCCTATATGGGCGGAATGAAAGAAATACGGTGA
- the ribH gene encoding 6,7-dimethyl-8-ribityllumazine synthase produces MKISEGKLIGTGLKVCIIASRFNELITSKLIEGAKDILLRHEVSHQNIEIIWVPGAWELPLVAQEAALSGRFDGIIALGAVIRGDTPHFEYVSSEMAKGLATVGLSHRTPISFGVLTCDTLEQALLRAGSKAGNKGAESALAFIETANLLKVLRTGKEQED; encoded by the coding sequence ATGAAGATATCAGAGGGAAAACTTATTGGAACTGGTTTAAAGGTCTGTATAATAGCTTCACGCTTTAATGAGCTCATTACGTCAAAGTTGATCGAAGGGGCAAAAGACATTTTATTGCGTCATGAAGTTTCACATCAAAACATCGAAATTATTTGGGTTCCCGGTGCTTGGGAACTTCCCCTGGTCGCTCAGGAGGCGGCCCTTTCAGGCCGGTTTGATGGCATTATTGCTCTTGGAGCTGTTATTAGAGGTGATACACCCCATTTTGAATATGTATCCTCCGAAATGGCAAAAGGTCTCGCAACAGTAGGACTCTCACATAGAACACCTATCTCCTTTGGTGTTTTGACATGTGACACCCTTGAGCAGGCTCTTCTACGTGCTGGTAGCAAAGCTGGAAATAAAGGAGCTGAGTCAGCTCTGGCTTTCATAGAAACAGCTAATCTCTTAAAGGTACTCAGAACGGGAAAGGAGCAGGAAGATTAA
- a CDS encoding bifunctional 3,4-dihydroxy-2-butanone-4-phosphate synthase/GTP cyclohydrolase II, giving the protein MSERREQFFSSIDEAIEDIKNGKMVIVVDDDNRENEGDLVVAAEMATTEIINFMVREARGLVCVPITAERAQCLDLELMAKDNTDRHGTAFLVSVDAREGTTTGISAAERAITARLLADPNTKSEDFLRPGHMFPLAARKGGVLKRAGHTEAAVDLTRLAGLYPAGVICEIMNQDGSMARLPQLLKFAEAHDIRIISIEELIRYRSCREQLVEKVAEVKLPTAYGDFIAHAYHDVLDEDQDRVHIALVKGEVREAEDVLVRVHSECLTGDVFGSLRCDCGPQLHSAMTRIEEEGRGVVLYMRQEGRGIGIVNKLKAYQLQEKGLDTVEANEALGYEADLRDYGVGAQILRDLGLSSIRLMTNNPRKVVGLEGYGLKITERVSLVIEPNEFNQRYLNTKEEKLGHLLHLKDILR; this is encoded by the coding sequence ATGAGCGAGCGAAGGGAGCAATTTTTTAGTTCAATAGATGAAGCTATTGAGGATATAAAGAATGGTAAGATGGTTATTGTAGTTGATGACGATAACCGAGAAAATGAGGGCGATTTGGTGGTTGCAGCGGAAATGGCCACCACAGAGATTATCAACTTCATGGTAAGAGAGGCCAGAGGGCTTGTGTGCGTACCTATCACTGCTGAAAGGGCCCAATGCTTGGATCTTGAATTAATGGCAAAAGACAATACAGACCGTCACGGAACGGCTTTTCTTGTCAGTGTCGATGCCAGGGAAGGAACCACCACAGGTATTTCTGCGGCAGAACGAGCGATTACAGCCCGGCTTCTTGCTGATCCAAACACAAAATCGGAGGACTTCTTGCGGCCTGGACATATGTTCCCACTGGCAGCGCGCAAGGGTGGAGTTCTAAAACGAGCTGGACATACAGAGGCTGCAGTAGATCTTACACGGCTTGCTGGTCTGTATCCCGCGGGGGTTATCTGTGAAATCATGAACCAAGATGGCAGTATGGCCCGTCTGCCTCAGCTTTTGAAGTTTGCTGAAGCTCATGACATCCGCATTATCTCTATTGAAGAGTTGATTCGATATAGAAGTTGTAGGGAACAACTTGTGGAAAAAGTAGCCGAAGTTAAACTCCCCACAGCCTATGGTGACTTTATTGCCCATGCCTACCATGATGTTTTGGATGAAGATCAGGACCGTGTCCACATTGCCCTTGTAAAGGGCGAGGTGCGAGAGGCAGAAGATGTTCTTGTTCGGGTACACTCCGAATGTTTAACAGGAGATGTTTTTGGATCTTTGCGGTGCGATTGTGGGCCACAGCTTCATTCAGCCATGACAAGAATCGAAGAAGAGGGCCGCGGCGTGGTTCTCTATATGCGTCAAGAAGGGCGAGGCATAGGGATCGTTAATAAATTAAAAGCCTACCAACTTCAGGAAAAAGGCCTCGATACCGTGGAAGCCAATGAGGCCCTTGGGTATGAAGCAGATTTGAGAGATTACGGGGTTGGAGCACAGATCTTGAGAGATCTTGGATTAAGTTCCATTCGCCTGATGACCAACAACCCCCGAAAAGTAGTGGGGCTGGAGGGATATGGCCTTAAAATTACAGAACGAGTATCACTTGTAATAGAACCCAACGAATTCAATCAGCGTTATTTGAACACAAAAGAAGAGAAGCTGGGACACTTGCTTCATCTAAAAGATATTCTCCGATAG
- a CDS encoding riboflavin synthase codes for MFTGLIECIGKLVSITPADDVVRLKIEAPMIASELVLGQSVAVSGACVTVTSHDNRSFTADIMPETQKRTKFRLLKTGSSVNLERALMAGGRFDGHIVSGHIDGTGAVAEIISMGTTRIMRIEAEKDIIDMIVVKGSVTLDGVSLTVIDVTQNWFSVGLIPVTLAGCTLGTVREGEIINIETDILGKYVLKFMNYLKDEKITTSSADITIERLREIGWS; via the coding sequence ATGTTCACCGGACTTATAGAGTGCATAGGGAAGCTCGTATCTATAACACCTGCAGATGATGTGGTTCGTCTAAAAATAGAAGCACCGATGATTGCTTCAGAACTTGTTCTTGGCCAATCTGTTGCAGTTTCAGGAGCGTGTGTTACTGTTACGTCCCATGATAATAGATCTTTCACTGCTGATATAATGCCAGAAACACAGAAACGGACGAAATTCCGTTTATTAAAAACAGGTAGTTCCGTTAATTTGGAAAGAGCCCTTATGGCGGGCGGTCGTTTCGATGGTCATATAGTCAGTGGTCATATTGATGGGACAGGTGCTGTTGCTGAAATTATTTCTATGGGAACGACCAGGATCATGCGTATAGAGGCAGAGAAAGATATTATTGATATGATTGTAGTAAAAGGTTCTGTAACCCTTGATGGCGTCAGTCTCACTGTTATAGATGTGACGCAAAACTGGTTTTCAGTAGGTCTTATCCCAGTGACACTTGCTGGTTGCACCCTTGGCACAGTGCGGGAAGGTGAAATAATCAACATTGAAACAGACATTTTAGGCAAATATGTATTAAAATTTATGAATTACCTGAAAGATGAAAAAATCACCACGTCTTCAGCAGATATCACCATTGAGCGTCTGAGAGAGATAGGTTGGAGTTAA
- the ribD gene encoding bifunctional diaminohydroxyphosphoribosylaminopyrimidine deaminase/5-amino-6-(5-phosphoribosylamino)uracil reductase RibD gives MSLKQRRDDEYYMRRAISLARRGTGQTSPNPLVGCVIVKEDTIVAEGYHRSYGMPHAEVEALQRAGDGAKGATVYVNLEPCAHFGKTPPCAPQLARSKVSRVVIGMVDPNAVVNGKGVEILRSNQLITETGVLEDECKWVNRGFIRRVRDQRPWFTLKSASTIDGQIALPNGESQWITSEESRNKAHLLRAEHDGIMVGVGTVLRDDPSLTVRHTVGRSPIRIVVDTMLRTPADAAILRGDGAIILAGISAQKMGKHDQLSKAGAEIYYLPEKNNRVDLRSAAIILGERGLNSVLVEGGATLASAFIQEKLIDGLSLFIAPTIMGQGISLFKEIVVPSLDKLIRFRVLNMSRTGRDIWIEGVPECSPDL, from the coding sequence ATGAGTCTGAAACAGAGGCGTGACGACGAATATTATATGAGACGGGCTATAAGTCTCGCACGCCGCGGGACGGGGCAGACATCTCCCAATCCGCTGGTAGGCTGTGTCATTGTAAAAGAGGATACAATTGTAGCGGAGGGATATCATAGATCCTATGGAATGCCTCACGCGGAAGTAGAGGCTTTACAGCGCGCGGGAGATGGCGCGAAAGGTGCCACTGTCTATGTCAATCTTGAGCCATGCGCTCATTTTGGTAAAACTCCTCCCTGCGCTCCACAATTAGCGAGATCTAAAGTAAGTCGGGTTGTTATAGGGATGGTTGATCCCAATGCAGTTGTAAATGGGAAAGGAGTTGAAATACTCCGATCGAACCAACTCATCACAGAAACAGGTGTTCTTGAAGACGAGTGCAAATGGGTGAATAGAGGATTCATTCGGAGGGTGAGGGATCAGCGCCCTTGGTTCACCTTAAAATCTGCCTCGACTATAGATGGACAAATAGCTCTTCCCAACGGAGAAAGCCAATGGATCACATCGGAAGAATCTCGGAATAAGGCTCATTTGTTACGGGCGGAGCATGACGGCATTATGGTTGGGGTAGGAACGGTGCTTCGCGATGACCCCTCTCTTACAGTTCGCCATACCGTTGGGAGGTCACCTATTCGGATTGTGGTGGACACCATGCTTCGCACACCAGCAGATGCTGCTATTTTAAGGGGTGATGGAGCCATCATTCTGGCGGGTATTTCTGCTCAAAAAATGGGTAAACACGATCAGCTCTCTAAAGCAGGGGCAGAAATCTATTATCTTCCTGAAAAAAACAATCGAGTCGACCTTAGAAGCGCGGCTATCATACTGGGAGAACGGGGACTTAATTCTGTTCTTGTCGAAGGCGGGGCAACTTTGGCTTCGGCTTTTATCCAGGAAAAGCTGATAGATGGCCTATCTCTTTTTATTGCACCAACTATAATGGGACAGGGAATTTCTCTTTTTAAAGAAATTGTAGTACCATCTTTGGACAAGCTTATTCGTTTTAGAGTGCTTAACATGTCGAGAACGGGGCGGGATATATGGATAGAGGGGGTTCCAGAATGTTCACCGGACTTATAG
- a CDS encoding excinuclease ABC subunit UvrC, with amino-acid sequence MINQKLKNTIRNLPLRPGVYIMRDEEGKVIYVGKAKSLRKRVSSYFRHEGFASPRLRKLVESIADISVIRTETEAEALIVESRLIKKYKPFFNIDLKMNERYPYIKITDDAFPRLVITRHKDDDGATYLGPFISAKDVRALLRVAERYFPLRSCKAEVKPDKKKRPCLNYSLGRCLAPCAALCSETEYRERVDDVILLLTGQSSELVERIRKRMEEAAHSLDFEKAARHRDAISAIWRLSRQRISSSLREDIDSETWEALNKLQCLLHMDTLPWRIDGFDISHMAGHETYGVVVVFEQGVSNPSLYRRFKVRTVEGIDDFRSIEEVVKRRYSKMLENNEPLPQLILIDGGPIQLEFAKKALSELKMEKIPAISLAKREELIYHNEKEPPIRLDWTDPVLRLLQRVRDESHRFAIKSHRRGRGMVLTRSVLEEIPGVGKHMAASLLSSFGSVKKIAVLTPEELMQVKGIGPVLAKNIAAFFRGEDNESETEA; translated from the coding sequence GCGCGACGAGGAAGGGAAAGTAATATACGTAGGCAAAGCAAAATCCCTTCGAAAAAGAGTGTCGTCTTATTTTAGACATGAGGGTTTTGCTTCTCCCCGTTTGCGTAAACTTGTAGAAAGCATTGCTGATATATCTGTTATACGAACTGAAACAGAAGCGGAGGCCCTTATTGTAGAGTCACGCCTTATTAAAAAATACAAGCCCTTTTTCAATATAGATCTCAAAATGAATGAACGCTACCCTTATATTAAAATAACGGATGACGCGTTCCCGCGGCTTGTAATTACCCGGCATAAGGATGACGACGGCGCAACATATCTAGGTCCCTTTATCAGCGCAAAAGATGTTAGGGCGCTTTTAAGAGTGGCTGAACGTTATTTCCCCCTTCGGAGTTGTAAGGCAGAAGTGAAGCCAGATAAGAAAAAAAGGCCCTGTCTCAATTATTCCCTTGGAAGATGTCTTGCACCTTGTGCAGCACTTTGCAGTGAAACAGAGTACAGAGAAAGGGTTGACGATGTTATTCTGCTTTTAACAGGACAATCTTCCGAACTTGTAGAACGAATACGAAAGCGGATGGAAGAAGCCGCGCACTCCCTTGATTTTGAAAAAGCTGCACGCCACCGTGATGCTATTAGCGCCATATGGCGCCTCTCCCGTCAACGGATATCTTCTAGTCTTCGCGAGGATATCGATAGTGAAACATGGGAAGCTCTGAATAAATTGCAGTGCCTTCTCCATATGGATACCCTTCCATGGCGAATCGACGGATTTGATATTTCCCATATGGCTGGTCACGAAACCTATGGTGTCGTAGTGGTCTTTGAACAAGGGGTTTCGAACCCCTCTCTATACAGGCGATTTAAAGTACGGACCGTTGAAGGTATCGATGATTTTCGATCTATTGAAGAAGTTGTAAAACGTCGCTATAGCAAGATGCTTGAAAATAACGAACCTCTTCCTCAGCTTATTCTCATAGATGGCGGCCCTATACAGCTGGAGTTTGCGAAAAAAGCCCTTTCTGAATTGAAAATGGAAAAGATACCTGCCATTTCCCTGGCGAAAAGGGAGGAACTGATATACCATAACGAAAAAGAACCGCCAATTCGTCTTGATTGGACAGATCCGGTCCTTCGCCTTTTACAACGTGTTCGTGATGAATCCCATCGCTTTGCCATTAAGAGCCATAGGCGAGGAAGGGGCATGGTTTTGACGCGTTCGGTGCTGGAAGAAATCCCTGGAGTAGGCAAACACATGGCTGCTTCTCTTCTTTCCTCGTTCGGCAGCGTCAAAAAAATAGCTGTACTAACTCCTGAGGAGCTGATGCAAGTTAAAGGGATAGGTCCGGTTTTAGCCAAAAATATAGCTGCATTTTTCAGAGGTGAAGACAATGAGTCTGAAACAGAGGCGTGA